In Fusarium fujikuroi IMI 58289 draft genome, chromosome FFUJ_chr02, the genomic stretch CATAATAGTCATCCTTGAGCTTACGGATAGCGGTGTACTTTTCCTGCTGTTCGGCCTGGAGCTTGGAGCGCTCATCACGGAGACTGGAAAGACCCTTGTAAGCTTCGTCCTGCTCGGCCTTGATAGCATCGATCTCGGCCTGAATCTTGTTATACTGGTCGGAGAGAGCCTTTTGCTCAGGGTCGTCCATGCtatccttgatctccttaATCTTGGCGCGGAGGTCATCGATCTGCTTCTGGGAATCGTCAAGCTGTCCGAAGTTCTTGCGCATCTTGCGGAGACTGGAGATGTCTGATAAGGCCTTCTTTTCGTCTACCAGCTTCATGGTGCCGGAGTTGACCTGCTTGTCCAGACTCGCAATCTGGCGGTCGAGGTCCTCGAGACTCTTGAAGGGAACCTTGTTCTTCGCAGCCTTTTGCTCGTTGATTCGGCTTCGAACTTGCTCATCGAGACGCTTGATCTGGTCGAGCTTAGTAGAACGGGCGTTCTTTCCGCCAGCCTGCTTCTGTCGAATCTCGTTGGCCTGAGCAATGAGCTCTTGTCGTCGCTTTTGGGTAGGGTTAGGCTggtccttgttcttgttgggcATAGCAATCTCGATCTTAGCCTTGACAGCGGCCTAGAAGAGTATAATTGTTAGTTGATGTTGACTCAAATAGTTCCAGCTCGTGAGGCCACGGATGTGGAATCTGGGTCGATCCAAGCCACATTTTCAAAAGGAGGGCAATTCAGCGAGATCTTACCAGACGGTCCATTGAAGCCTTAtgctccttctcagcctttgcGAGTTCCTGCTTAAAGAGATTCTCATCGGGCTTGGCAGGTCGAACATTAGCTTGCTTGTCGGCCTTGTCCGCCGCAGGAGCGGGAGAGGTTGCGGTTTCGGCCATTGCGATGAGAGGAGAATACAAAGACGAGAACCAAGATGAGTCAAgtggaagacaagaaaccAGGAGCGAAATTGCTCGAGGATAAGTGAAAGTGCGAGGCTTAAATTGAGCAAAGTTCGACACGTGTTGTCGAAAaggagggaaaaaaagacGACCCCAGAATAAagctaaggtaaggtataGGTAGGTTTGGTGCGCTGCAGTGCAAATGCAGTCTCGGCCAGTGGAATTCTATCaccttctgcttctgaggTAAAGTTCTGGACCCGTGTCTCTTGCTGTAAATTCTCGGGGCAGGCCCGTGCGCCCCTGAGCTGTCTCTCTTTCCATTGTCTCGCTCAGTATTACAGGCAACTCACTCTCCGGGCTCTCTTTTTGCTCCTTCTACAGTAGGGGTGCCCCTCCCTTGGGACTCGGGTCCTTCCCCTAGCGTTCGCTGGAAAGACCACTGAGCTTCACTGGCGCGTCCCAGGTCCAGGGGTTCGTTCCCGCCCCACCTTCCATGATCAGACTTGTCCTCTCGCGGTGGCTGATGCAGGTGTAGGTGGCGGTGCGTGGCGTCTAGCAGAATCACATGACCCTTTCAGTCCTCTGACCCGCTCAAAGAAGTTTGGACTTTTGCGGCGACGATGCAAGGCTGAACGAAACATTTTTGACGACGCTCACGATTTCAACCTTTTCTTTCCGCCTTTGTTATCTcgaccaccaacaccacatCTCGAATCGCACCTCACACTCACTACCATGGATATTGATCAAGTTCCCACCGACGCCAGATCCAAGGAGGTTGTTCGTCTTTGGCGAGCATGGAGGACCATCCATGAGATGGTCGCGGACCGAGTACGTTTGTCCTAACAGTCCTATCGTAGACTTCAGAGAAGCGCGCAGCACTTCCAACTGTGTAACTTTCTGTAATAAGCAAACGACTGACATTTCAAAGGAATACGAGcttgctgaagaggaagTCAAGATCTCTCTCGACCGCTTCCGCGACGAATACTGCAACCCCGACGGCTCCATCAAGTAAGACCGGCTATACTTGCGACATCACAAAGAAACCATGGAACTAACAGTTCGACTACAGCCGCGCCAAGCTTCAATTCTCGGCGCGTCCCAGCGAGAACATGATCCGCAAAAACACACCTCCTGTGACAGCAgccaaccccaaccccaaccccGGCGCCGACTGTGGTCCTGTCTGGGTTGAGTTCCTCGCCGATAAGACCTTCGGCGTCAACCAGATCCGACAATTTGCCAAATATGTGATCACGAACAACTACAAGACTGGCATCATGGTAACACACGTTCCTCTCTCACCCGCCGCCCGCAAGACTCTCCAGAGTGTCGAGTCCGTCGCTAAGATCGAGTGCTTCCTCGaggatgatcttcttgtcaacattACCCACCACGAGCTTGTTCCCAAGCACGTCTTGCTTTCTCGCGAGGAGAAGCTCGCTCTTCTCAAGCGCTATCGCCTCAAGGAGACCCAACTACCACGTATTTTACAAAAGGACCCTGTTGCTCGTTACTTGGGTTTGAAGCGGGGCCAAGTCGTCAAGATTATCCGAAACAGTGAAACTGCTGGTCGTTATGCCAGTTATAGATTGTGTGTATAGATGAACAATTATGGACGGGGCAGTCTTGAGAGATCGAGCCGAAGATGAGAGCTGTTGGATGGAAAGGGATGGGAAGGCTCATGGTACGTGGACGGAGGCGTCACACTGCACTTGAAATTCTAAAAAGCTGGCGTTTCAGGGGTTCTATGTATATTGCGCGTTGCCGCAGCAAAGCCAATGAAGGAATATTAAGCATTTACGAGAGTTAATCTTTGCCCTTTGCTCTGTGTAGGTAGATGCCAGGCTTGTAAgtaccttaattatagactTGTTCTTCTAAAGTGACGGATGCCACCAGAGCTTTACATTATCCTGTAACCTTGCCAGCGCCGTGTCTCAAATAGGTGATCGTGTTGTCCGACCATTTAGGATATTCTCAGATATTGAACAAATCATGTCAATGCCATTAAACGTTAACTTGGCGTTTGCCGGGTATATATAACCAATAACCATGTCATCCTGACACAACCATAAAAATCCCAAGCATATCATAATGCAACCCGCGATAGTTGCGCGAATGCCTGATTTCCAAATCCTGCCTCGTATTGAGACTTCGCATATACCCAAGTAAAAGATCCCTGCGTGCGCATTACTCCTGTCCTGCCAACCAAAAATACATTCAAAGCCTGTAGCATAAAACGCCCCAGGCcgtatataaatattccaAGCCAGGCCAAATAAATCCCATAAAAGTCGCTGTTGTCGTGAGGTAGTCGCATGTGAAAATGTGAAGATGTCGTCAAAGGTGATGGCAGATGATACCAAGGTTGATTGCCACTAGTTTAGAAGGCCACCAGGATCCCTCAGTTCTGCCACGGGCGGTCCTTGCAAATCGTATCGCGACTCCTGTCGGGATTGCGGTATCGGCTGCAACTCTGTTCCTCGGGGCTTGGACCTGGACCGACTTGACCTTGAATTCATAGGTCCAAAGAGGCCACCGAGGTCTTGGAGCAAAGCAGTCGAGCCACGGCGAAAGCCTCCGGATCCTGCTGGTAATGAAGGTGCCGGGGGCGAATGCGACAGTGTAGAGTCTTCCTTAGATGACGCACGACTGTTTGCTCGAAGGCTCCCAGAACTCTCGGGGGGCACATCAAGTAGGCCACCAACGTCGAAGAAAGAAACCCTCCTTGGTGCTATTCCGTTCTCACTTTTCGACTGAGAGAGTGGGTCGTGTTGTATCAGAGAATCATCGCTGTGCTCTGCGTTGCTGCGTTGTCTCTGAGGAAATTGCCAGCGCTCGAGGTCTTGATCCAGTTTGCGAAGAAGAGGGGCCGGAGTGTATTGTAGAGCACCGTTCTCGCTCGAGTTATCAGGCTGATCCTGAAGTTCTGGATCAACGGTCATACCAACGTCCCGTACGAGGTCTTCATCGCTTCCCCAGTGTCGGTGCAACGTCGGGCGGCGAAGGTTGAGTGAGGGATCGAGGGACTCGGCCACCGATGAACGACGgaacttttgcttcttcaggcCGCGATCACGCACGAAAGATCCCAACACGAGTGAGTTTGCCGCAGCCGTGGcaaaaagaagctcaaccGACGCCAAAAGCGATCGATACTGCTGACGACCGTGATCATCAATGATATGGGGTACCCGATAAAGGGTGACCCCAACAACAGAGAGACTGAGGGAAAAGAGAAGCACAAGCTGTATCTTCCTCTTGATGGTCATTCCGCTTGTCACAATGATCGGAATTGGGAAAATGACAAGCAACAAGTCAGTGACCACGTTGCAGACTGCCATCGTGAGAAGCTGCACGTATCCTTGACGGCATTGGCCACCAGGATCGGGCACAACCTGCCAATAGTGACTGTAGGGGCGGCATTCCACAAAGTCACTAATGACAACAGCGATGAAAGTAGCAACGAGGATTATTCGAATGACATATAAAGACGTCTGCCATGATCGTTCCCACGTCGCTCGAGTCAATCGGTGAAGGAACTCGAGAACTGCAAACTTAAGTACCCAAAGGCTATGGCCCGTCAGCGTTAAGTTCTACATTCGCATTGCCTTTTGAAGAATGCGGACGGTGAGTAACATTTAGTTAGAGAGGTACATACGTTGCAGCGTAGAAAATCCGACTGGCGAGCACAAGGCCGCTACCAATGGCTTTTTGACGTAATTGAAGGTCAGTAAGCTCAACACTATCGAATTGAGCATTGTTGGTTCCATATATGAGAATAAAATGAACGCATGCCATGCGTGCATACAGAGGGATCAAAGCTAGGGCCGCAACACGATCTTCAGTGAATAGCCGCTCGGTGCGGATAAAGCGGCCTGCAAGCCGtagaaggatgatgagggtaCAGAATGATGTCGCCCACCAGCAAACAAGGAGAGTCGGTTTATCGAATTTGAATTCGCGAAGAGTTGGAGGTTCTGAATAGAGAGCCATGATTGCGTCCCCTGTCCGCGCCCGTCGTCCTCCGCAGAGGGCTCGACGAGCGAGGTAGTGATTAAACGACGAAGGTTAGAGCTTGGCCGGGGGTATCGATATGGTCGTGGTGGGTGGTCGAATATGTCGTGGTAGGGTGCCAGGAGTCGGCCTTGAGGTGTTTTGGTGATTTACCTCAACATAAGGCCGCCAGCGGTGGCACTCGAGTGGTAGTATTATCGTTTCAACGGGAGAAGAATGCATGAAAATCGTAGACTCGTCGCTTCGTGGAAATCGGTATCAGCTTGATATATCGACTATAATCGTGATAGTcggtaaaaaaaaaacaggAGCGAAGCCTTTTGAACAAGTATCGATCAAGCTtgtagttattatttaaagatGGAATCGTGGAGAGGCCAATCCAGAGCCAAGGCAAATGCGCAATACCGTGGGTGATGCAGGTCCAAGATGCATTGGTGGATTGTTCGCAGTTGGTCGAAGGATGAACCAGCAGGCCGCGGCCAGGTAGGGAAGAGACCTGGAGTAGTATTAAGACAGCAGAGTAAATGAGAAAGCAGCAGGTCAAGATAAGAGGAAGAGTGGAGGCAGACAAGGTGCGGCTGGTCTCAAGATATTGCGGAGGCGAGCGAATGTGGGCGAATCGACTTATCCCGGTTGGCCATCCGGAAGGCACAGTCAGTTCCTGTAGCGTTTTGATGGGAGAGTCTTGGGATTGCACAGCGTACACTCACACGAGCCTATCGCCCCCAAGCCCATGGTCCGTCATCAGTGACCCTGTGCGTCCTTGGAGGGAGGGGCGTTGGCCACAACCATGTGGAGTTCCAGAATCGAAATGGGCCAGACAGACATAACGAGACAGGGGGGGTAATCAAGCATCCAAAGCACCGGCGGTCGtctttggcttttgctcCACTAGTGCTGGGGCTGGACCGATGAGCATTTTATAGGGTCCTGATGCAGGATCTTTCAGCTAGCGCGCTTGGGGTTCAAGCATTTTGGACCTTTGATACCTGGCTCGATGGCGACTCAAGATGTTGATTATCACAAGCATGGTAGTATGAAAGCTTTCTGAACTTGATGATTAATCTCTGAGGTGCAGCCGAATCAGCAGACAAGACAAACAATAACCACGGATGCCGAGTCTATGGCATCAAGGACGTCGAGTCTTGGCATCCGCATTGAGACAACGATTGGGGTTGGGcagtcaagccaagacagAGAAGGAGGGAGAACGACAGCCTAGTGAATAAATGGCTTAGGCGGCCCAGCAGACAACGATGCTGTACCGAGTTAACACCAACAGCCGAAAGCTAATGATAAGAGAAATCAAAATTGATTGAGTAGAGGATATCGACTTCACATAGCCACTTCAGGTTGGCTTCCACGAAGTAGCAGACACTACTGATGTGGATGGCCGAGTCATACTAGGTATCGCAGCACACGAAACATAGATGCCAAGGAGGGCATCAAGCTCTTGCGAGCGAGTAGACATGTTCTCTTGGGATGCCATGCTGGTATCAGTGAGCATGGCGAAAAATGAATGCATCGTTGACAAGCAGTTTAATTTCTGACCCCTAGTCGGCGTGGTCGCGCAATATCGGCAGTGAAGCATCATTGATATGGAAGGTCCCCTTCTCATTGAGGTGTCAACTCTTCAGGATTTTGCTTCATAATTTCAAATTGCAAGCAAGGCTCCCAGCCTATTCGCACCTCCTGGCACAAGGCACAAGGCGGGACTAGCCAGTCAGCCACCAGGCTTGGTAGTAGTGCTGAACTCAAGAAATTCAAGCTAGTCATGAGAATAccaggctgtcaaggacaCAATAAACTCAAACGAGTACAGATTCCCTAACGGCGTTGTGGCGTCCTCGTGGTGAGTGGATTGCGGTTCCGTTGTCGGTCACCTAGCTGGGTGATAAACATAACCGTGACCGTGGCCGAGCCGCCGAGGTCTACCATTTTTTCACCAGTTGAGAGTGGCTACTAACTCGCTGTTTCGTCAACGAGGGATTGCTTTAAGCCTAACAAGGGTTCGATGGTGACAGAATGCAACAGTATCGGTCTGGATTCAACAGCGATTTCACGTGTCTAGTACGGAACTGCCCGATACGTGAAAGGAGCAGCGGAAAGGTGTTACCATCTTGCTGTTGTGGCTGGACGCGATTCCATGTCGCTTATCACGGCGCCCAGGTTTGGCTTCCGCTGACTGGCCGCAGCCATTCCGTCGTGGGAGTGCTTGATCATGAGCTGTTCTTTTGCATTGGCATTGCCGTATCCGATGTGATAGTGACATCTTCGTAGACTTGAGTTTGCTGGTCCGATGCTGAAAAGCGGGCAAAATAGGCCGTCCAATATGAAGCTCGCATTTCCCCCGGCTTTAGACGTTGAAACAAGGGTCCAATCGAGCAGCCAGCCGCCCATCAAGGAAGGACATGTCACATCACGCGACAACGTGGTTGCCAGAATTGATAAGAGAGGCATATGACCCCCCACGCACGTTCAGACCGTCCTACTGGGACTCTTGGAATGATGTGGTAGGTTCATGTGAAAGTCAAGCAATTTCATGATTGAGAGAAAGCATCTCGAGTCGAGTTGAGTTGATATTTTGACCGTGCGCGTTAGAGTTTAGCGAAGGCCGTGCTTGCCACGACTTCCTGATTTCCGCTTTCAAGGAAGGCAGATTGGGTCCAAGTGGGATTCATAGCTGGTCCCTCCTCATCTTGCAAGCCAAGGTCTTAACCTCAGGCATCGACCATCTCTGTCTCACAACCCCAGAATCAAATATGGAGGGCCAAGACTATCCCAAGTCTTGTTAGGCACACGCACGCGGCACGACATATCAAAGTGATGATACGAAATTGTGGGTGATTGTAATAGCCTGCACGGATTAATATCCACACATCATTCTCCTTATCTGCAGAACTCCACATCTCACGATACATGCATCAGCCTTATCTCTCTCCAACTTGGACCGTTGGCCTCATCTCAATCGCCTCTATGAGTCTATGGTCTCTCTAGCGCAGCTCTGGCTTCGACGCCTATAATCCTGTGCGGAGCAAAACACGCCATGTTCGTCTCGTCTATTTACACAATATCCACAACAAAGCTTCAGGTAGAGCTAGCAGGTCAGAAATAGTCAATAATTAATTGGCTAATCTCATGGAACTACCCCTGGATATTGCAGCAACGGTTCCTATCCAGTTTTGGAGTATCGGTCATAAAGGCCTGTCAAAACCATCATTCCCGGCCCGATTCCGCTGTCTTCTGGTTTGCCAACCTAGTAACACGGCGATGCTGTAACAGCTTCGGACT encodes the following:
- a CDS encoding probable DNA-directed RNA polymerase chain RPB5, encoding MDIDQVPTDARSKEVVRLWRAWRTIHEMVADREYELAEEEVKISLDRFRDEYCNPDGSINRAKLQFSARPSENMIRKNTPPVTAANPNPNPGADCGPVWVEFLADKTFGVNQIRQFAKYVITNNYKTGIMVTHVPLSPAARKTLQSVESVAKIECFLEDDLLVNITHHELVPKHVLLSREEKLALLKRYRLKETQLPRILQKDPVARYLGLKRGQVVKIIRNSETAGRYASYRLCV
- a CDS encoding related to brefeldin A resistance protein BFR1 (maintenance of normal ploidy), coding for MAETATSPAPAADKADKQANVRPAKPDENLFKQELAKAEKEHKASMDRLAAVKAKIEIAMPNKNKDQPNPTQKRRQELIAQANEIRQKQAGGKNARSTKLDQIKRLDEQVRSRINEQKAAKNKVPFKSLEDLDRQIASLDKQVNSGTMKLVDEKKALSDISSLRKMRKNFGQLDDSQKQIDDLRAKIKEIKDSMDDPEQKALSDQYNKIQAEIDAIKAEQDEAYKGLSSLRDERSKLQAEQQEKYTAIRKLKDDYYGQKKAYQAYDREARERYREKQRAEQERYHQERKKAEAERRLGDASDPAYLDEIRRANSLLQFLDPNHKVEKGPLMADTGLGAQAQRSVDESGLKGTKLLRKEDRDEEYAPAVKKGKKGKKTAHGGSSNKFNVPPAVVEDCAAMGIDPPMSAADIPAVAEKVRAKLDFWKNDQEAQTQRNIEKAKKEIAELEAAEANGDKVEQTTADLKETSIADKQES
- a CDS encoding related to integral membrane protein PTH11 gives rise to the protein MALYSEPPTLREFKFDKPTLLVCWWATSFCTLIILLRLAGRFIRTERLFTEDRVAALALIPLYARMACVHFILIYGTNNAQFDSVELTDLQLRQKAIGSGLVLASRIFYAATLWVLKFAVLEFLHRLTRATWERSWQTSLYVIRIILVATFIAVVISDFVECRPYSHYWQVVPDPGGQCRQGYVQLLTMAVCNVVTDLLLVIFPIPIIVTSGMTIKRKIQLVLLFSLSLSVVGVTLYRVPHIIDDHGRQQYRSLLASVELLFATAAANSLVLGSFVRDRGLKKQKFRRSSVAESLDPSLNLRRPTLHRHWGSDEDLVRDVGMTVDPELQDQPDNSSENGALQYTPAPLLRKLDQDLERWQFPQRQRSNAEHSDDSLIQHDPLSQSKSENGIAPRRVSFFDVGGLLDVPPESSGSLRANSRASSKEDSTLSHSPPAPSLPAGSGGFRRGSTALLQDLGGLFGPMNSRSSRSRSKPRGTELQPIPQSRQESRYDLQGPPVAELRDPGGLLN